In Acaryochloris marina S15, a single genomic region encodes these proteins:
- a CDS encoding DJ-1/PfpI family protein yields the protein MASKKILMLVGDFVEDYEVMVPFQALLMVGHTVHTVCPHKKAGDMVRTAIHDFEGDQTYSEKPGHNFLLNATFTEVDVADYDALVIPGGRAPEYLRLNAEVIKIVQHFAQAQKPLAAICHGAQLLSAAGVLQGKRCSAYPACGPEVTAAGGEYVDLAVDDALIDGNLVTAPAWPAHPKWLSAFLQVLGTRIEHPEAALT from the coding sequence ATGGCTAGCAAGAAAATTTTGATGCTGGTGGGTGACTTTGTAGAAGACTATGAAGTCATGGTTCCTTTCCAGGCATTGTTGATGGTCGGGCATACAGTACATACGGTGTGCCCCCATAAAAAAGCTGGAGATATGGTCAGAACCGCCATTCATGATTTTGAAGGAGACCAAACCTATAGCGAAAAGCCGGGTCATAACTTCTTGCTTAATGCCACCTTTACAGAGGTAGATGTTGCCGACTACGATGCCCTGGTGATTCCAGGGGGTAGGGCTCCAGAGTATTTGCGTCTCAATGCTGAAGTTATCAAAATTGTGCAGCACTTTGCTCAAGCGCAGAAACCATTAGCTGCCATTTGTCATGGCGCTCAGCTTCTGTCTGCAGCGGGCGTTTTACAGGGGAAACGTTGTTCGGCTTATCCCGCCTGTGGGCCAGAGGTGACTGCTGCTGGCGGGGAATATGTGGATCTGGCTGTGGATGATGCGTTGATTGATGGCAATTTGGTGACTGCACCGGCATGGCCTGCTCATCCTAAGTGGCTGTCCGCTTTCTTGCAGGTTTTAGGCACTCGAATTGAGCATCCAGAAGCTGCTTTAACCTGA
- a CDS encoding choice-of-anchor I family protein, whose translation MATSLSAGDIAIVGVNSDNPDDFSFVLLVDIDAGTEIRFTDSGVRSDGSFRANEGAVKYTAPSALIAETVINFVHNTADFMADNDAAVGISGFSLSTSGDQIIAFQGLSTNPQFLFVLLTNSTEFQADATSSNTSALPPGLVMGTSAVAVGAGAGPTQEVDNAVYSGPVTGTPAELRAAICDASNWTGDNAPLALPIDSFTMGNSGLGTPGRSSSEGPLSRIGGVTLDNGAEINAFDAASQKLFVVSGETELQVVDLRDPTNPEALTSIDLSSFGAGANSIAISNGVIAVAIEADPSTSNGTVLFLNSDGEILGQIEVGALPDMLTFTPDGTKVLVANEGEPEDDIDPAGSVSIIDLSAGFDNLSVQTADFTAFDGREAELRAKGVRIFPDKTTSEDVEPEFISISPDGATAFVTLQENNAFAVVDLATASVTDILPLGAKNFSRGPAQLTQLTLEDLPSLGTTPSGQEILLGGLSGLWYEGTDPDSGNLIFYTIPDRGPNPDTLDVDGDGIKERPFALPDYQARIVKLEVTPDLTSVTIADQIFLTQGEGMPITGRSNISNEAVDEQPVDLFGNPLAFDPFGGDFEGILTDANGNFWMVDDYRPSIYQFSPTGELLNRYVPEGTAAQAGSGDDDENETDISFGTETLPAEYINRRRNRGFEAVALDDETGILYAFIQTPLANPDRATSDNSDVIRILGIDTATGQPVAEYVYLLEDPAVRSGGRVDKIGDAVFAGDGKFYVIERDSAVGETAKKFIFEIDISAATNLLTLDKDEIGLFEEATLEQQTADALVVADIQPVNKIKTTNLPSLGYLAGDKPEGLALLPDGTLVVINDNDFGLAEGDIPLDGSVLQSPDPTPITLDFIQFGEGNTLDPSDGDGGINLNNFPLYGLYQPDAIASFATNGQTYYITANEGDAREEDARIADLTLDPTAFLDAATLQQDDQLGQLQVSTIDGDIDGDGDFDQLFSYGGRSFSIWDEVGNLVFDSGDQIAKITAELAPDLFNADDGDPAEFDSRSDNKGAEPEAVTVGQVGNRTYAFIGLERAGGGVLVYDVTNPTTPEFLQYIRDDADIAPEGLTFIAADDSPNGNSLLVVSNEESETIAVYEFTPEVKIYDIQGEGHLSAFDGLKVTTTGIVTAVDFNGFYLQDATGDGNDATSDGIFVFTSAPTVSIGDELDLTGQVSEFIPGGAATHNLSITQLSLEAVEVLSSGNDLSTANDLLSGGLGADKLLGGAGDDTLIGGGGADRLSGGSGADWFILEIDQGLDMVLEFEADLDTLGLSEGLTLGQLSVTADDGDTRISVAGSEQTLMILRGVNVDLADLSIQDYSPV comes from the coding sequence ATGGCTACTTCCCTCTCTGCTGGTGACATTGCCATTGTTGGTGTCAACTCCGATAATCCTGATGACTTTAGTTTTGTGCTGCTCGTTGATATCGATGCTGGGACTGAAATTCGCTTCACTGATAGTGGTGTGCGCAGTGATGGTAGTTTTCGAGCCAATGAAGGAGCCGTCAAATATACTGCGCCCTCAGCTCTGATAGCGGAGACCGTTATTAATTTTGTTCACAACACTGCTGACTTCATGGCTGACAATGATGCGGCCGTTGGAATCAGTGGGTTCTCCCTATCCACCAGTGGCGATCAAATTATTGCCTTTCAGGGGCTCTCCACCAACCCCCAATTCCTGTTTGTCCTGTTAACGAACAGCACAGAGTTTCAAGCCGATGCAACCTCTTCAAATACATCGGCACTCCCCCCTGGCCTTGTGATGGGAACCTCGGCAGTTGCTGTAGGGGCTGGTGCTGGGCCGACCCAAGAGGTGGATAATGCGGTTTACAGCGGTCCTGTGACAGGTACCCCTGCCGAACTGCGAGCGGCCATTTGTGATGCCAGTAATTGGACTGGCGATAATGCTCCTCTGGCGCTGCCCATCGATTCCTTCACGATGGGTAATAGTGGCCTAGGAACGCCTGGAAGAAGCAGTTCAGAGGGGCCTTTGAGCAGAATTGGTGGGGTTACCCTGGATAATGGGGCTGAAATTAATGCGTTTGATGCCGCTTCCCAGAAACTGTTTGTCGTGTCTGGTGAAACAGAGTTACAGGTGGTGGATCTGAGAGATCCAACCAACCCTGAAGCCCTGACCTCTATCGATTTATCTAGCTTTGGAGCAGGAGCCAATAGCATTGCCATCAGTAATGGTGTGATTGCAGTGGCGATTGAGGCTGATCCGTCCACGAGTAATGGCACGGTTCTCTTCCTCAATAGTGATGGTGAGATTTTGGGTCAGATTGAAGTGGGTGCCCTACCGGATATGCTCACCTTTACGCCAGACGGCACCAAGGTTTTAGTCGCGAATGAAGGCGAGCCTGAAGATGATATTGACCCAGCTGGATCAGTTAGCATCATTGATTTGTCTGCAGGGTTTGACAATCTATCGGTACAAACGGCTGATTTCACAGCCTTCGATGGGCGAGAAGCAGAACTCAGAGCCAAAGGTGTTCGGATCTTTCCCGATAAAACGACTTCTGAAGATGTTGAGCCGGAATTTATCTCTATCTCTCCAGATGGGGCCACGGCTTTTGTGACTTTGCAGGAAAATAATGCTTTTGCGGTTGTGGATTTGGCCACGGCGTCCGTGACGGATATCTTGCCCTTAGGGGCCAAAAACTTTAGTCGTGGCCCGGCCCAACTCACTCAACTGACTTTGGAAGACTTACCCAGTCTAGGGACGACCCCCTCTGGACAAGAGATTCTTTTAGGGGGCCTATCAGGCCTGTGGTACGAAGGCACCGACCCAGATTCGGGCAATCTGATCTTTTACACCATCCCCGATCGTGGCCCCAATCCCGACACCCTAGATGTCGATGGGGATGGCATCAAAGAGCGGCCCTTTGCCCTGCCCGATTACCAAGCTCGCATCGTCAAATTAGAAGTTACTCCCGATTTAACCAGCGTCACGATTGCTGATCAGATTTTCCTCACCCAGGGAGAGGGGATGCCGATTACAGGACGCTCCAATATCAGCAATGAAGCGGTTGATGAGCAGCCGGTTGATTTGTTTGGAAATCCCCTCGCCTTTGATCCCTTTGGCGGGGATTTTGAAGGAATTCTGACGGATGCTAATGGCAATTTCTGGATGGTGGATGATTATCGTCCCTCTATCTATCAGTTCTCGCCCACAGGTGAGCTGTTGAATCGATATGTACCTGAAGGGACTGCCGCCCAGGCTGGCTCAGGAGACGATGATGAGAACGAGACAGACATCAGTTTCGGTACAGAAACCTTGCCTGCGGAATATATCAATCGTCGCCGCAACCGGGGCTTTGAAGCGGTGGCGCTGGATGATGAGACGGGTATTCTCTATGCCTTTATTCAAACACCCCTAGCTAATCCCGATCGTGCCACCTCTGATAATTCTGACGTGATTCGAATCCTAGGGATTGATACGGCAACAGGCCAGCCGGTCGCTGAATATGTTTATCTCCTCGAAGATCCGGCGGTGCGTTCCGGTGGCCGAGTCGACAAAATTGGCGATGCCGTGTTTGCAGGTGATGGCAAATTCTATGTGATTGAGCGGGATTCTGCAGTCGGTGAGACTGCCAAGAAATTTATCTTCGAAATCGATATCTCCGCTGCTACTAATTTATTGACCCTCGACAAGGATGAGATTGGCCTCTTCGAAGAGGCTACCCTAGAGCAGCAAACGGCAGATGCACTGGTTGTCGCTGACATCCAGCCCGTCAACAAAATCAAAACCACAAATTTGCCGTCCCTCGGTTACCTCGCTGGTGATAAGCCCGAAGGCTTAGCCTTACTCCCCGACGGCACCTTAGTGGTGATCAACGATAACGACTTTGGCTTGGCCGAAGGGGATATTCCCCTAGATGGTAGTGTCTTGCAAAGCCCTGACCCCACACCGATTACTCTAGATTTTATTCAATTTGGTGAGGGTAATACGCTAGATCCAAGCGATGGCGATGGTGGGATTAACCTCAATAATTTCCCTCTCTATGGGTTGTATCAACCGGATGCGATCGCATCTTTTGCTACCAACGGTCAAACCTACTACATCACCGCCAACGAAGGGGATGCCCGCGAGGAAGACGCGCGGATTGCCGATTTGACTTTAGATCCCACCGCCTTCCTGGATGCCGCCACCTTGCAACAAGATGATCAGCTGGGGCAGCTACAAGTCTCCACCATCGATGGGGATATTGATGGAGATGGTGATTTTGATCAGCTGTTCTCTTATGGGGGTCGCTCCTTTAGCATTTGGGATGAAGTGGGCAACTTAGTCTTCGATAGTGGTGATCAGATTGCCAAAATTACCGCTGAACTGGCTCCAGATTTATTCAATGCCGATGACGGAGACCCCGCTGAGTTTGATAGCCGCTCTGATAATAAAGGGGCAGAACCGGAAGCCGTTACTGTCGGTCAGGTGGGCAACCGTACCTATGCCTTTATTGGTCTAGAACGAGCCGGAGGAGGCGTACTAGTCTATGACGTTACGAATCCGACTACTCCAGAATTCCTGCAATATATCCGCGATGATGCCGATATTGCCCCAGAAGGCTTGACCTTTATTGCTGCCGATGACAGTCCCAATGGCAATAGCTTATTGGTGGTCAGTAATGAGGAAAGTGAAACCATTGCGGTGTATGAGTTTACGCCCGAAGTCAAGATCTACGATATTCAGGGTGAAGGTCATCTGTCTGCCTTTGACGGTCTCAAGGTCACAACGACAGGAATTGTGACTGCCGTTGATTTCAATGGATTTTATCTCCAGGATGCAACGGGCGATGGCAATGACGCCACTTCTGATGGCATTTTCGTCTTTACCAGCGCTCCCACCGTCAGCATCGGTGATGAGCTAGACCTCACAGGGCAAGTTTCAGAATTTATTCCGGGTGGTGCTGCTACCCACAATTTATCCATCACCCAACTTAGTTTAGAGGCTGTCGAGGTCTTATCCAGCGGTAACGACCTATCAACCGCAAATGATTTGCTAAGCGGTGGTCTTGGAGCCGATAAGCTCTTGGGTGGTGCCGGGGATGACACCTTAATCGGGGGTGGCGGTGCCGATCGATTGTCCGGTGGATCCGGTGCGGACTGGTTTATCCTCGAAATCGACCAAGGTCTAGATATGGTTCTCGAGTTTGAGGCTGACTTGGATACTTTGGGGCTATCGGAAGGATTGACCTTAGGCCAACTCAGCGTAACGGCTGATGATGGAGATACTCGCATCTCTGTGGCTGGCTCTGAACAAACCCTGATGATTCTCAGAGGGGTCAATGTTGACTTGGCAGACCTATCTATTCAAGACTATTCCCCTGTCTAA
- a CDS encoding sodium-dependent bicarbonate transport family permease, which yields MDVSLIISNILNPPVLFFFLGMTAVFVKSDLEIPAPIPKLFSLYLLFAIGFKGGVELVKSGITQDVMLTLGAAILMACFVPVYTFFILKIKLGNYDAAAIAATYGSISAVTFITASAFLTELDIAFDGFMVAALALMESPAIIVGLILVNLFADNKEDDKEQDFEWSEVLREAFLNSSVFLLVGSLIIGVLTGEHGWEVLEPFTQGLFYGVLTFFLLDMGLVAARRIKDLQKTGVFLVGFAILIPILNAGIGLVIAKLIGMSVGNALLFSVLCASASYIAVPAAMRMTVPEANPSLYVSTALAVTFPFNIIVGIPLYLAGIEFLWS from the coding sequence ATGGATGTTAGCCTCATCATCTCCAATATTCTGAATCCACCTGTGCTGTTCTTTTTCCTAGGTATGACGGCTGTTTTTGTCAAGTCCGACTTAGAAATACCAGCTCCGATTCCGAAATTATTTTCCCTTTACCTTCTCTTTGCCATCGGCTTTAAAGGCGGGGTCGAGCTGGTTAAGAGTGGCATTACCCAAGATGTAATGCTTACCCTCGGGGCCGCAATCCTGATGGCCTGCTTTGTGCCGGTCTACACTTTCTTTATTCTCAAAATCAAGCTGGGGAATTATGACGCAGCTGCGATCGCAGCCACGTATGGCTCCATTAGTGCCGTCACCTTCATCACTGCCAGTGCCTTCTTAACCGAGCTAGATATTGCTTTTGATGGCTTTATGGTTGCCGCCCTGGCGTTAATGGAATCGCCTGCTATTATCGTTGGCTTGATTTTAGTCAACCTATTTGCCGACAACAAAGAGGACGACAAAGAGCAAGACTTTGAATGGTCAGAAGTCTTGAGAGAAGCCTTTCTCAACAGTTCAGTGTTTCTCCTCGTCGGTAGTCTAATTATTGGCGTCCTCACAGGAGAACATGGTTGGGAAGTCCTAGAACCCTTCACCCAAGGGTTGTTTTATGGCGTGCTCACCTTTTTCTTACTCGATATGGGGTTAGTGGCCGCTCGAAGAATTAAAGACTTGCAAAAAACAGGAGTTTTCCTAGTTGGGTTTGCCATACTAATACCAATACTCAATGCTGGTATCGGATTAGTTATCGCCAAACTGATTGGTATGTCCGTTGGCAATGCCCTCTTATTCTCAGTACTTTGCGCAAGTGCTTCATACATTGCCGTCCCCGCTGCAATGCGCATGACCGTTCCTGAAGCCAATCCGAGCCTCTATGTTTCCACGGCGTTGGCAGTTACCTTTCCGTTCAATATTATTGTCGGAATCCCTCTATACCTTGCTGGAATCGAGTTTTTATGGAGTTAA
- a CDS encoding P-II family nitrogen regulator produces the protein MHPVKKIEIIANSFELAKILDALDKSGVHGHAVIRNVAGKGLRGTTEDLDHTMLDNVYIIAFCAPDLLQQVVDNIRPLLNKFGGTCYVTDTQEIRSVRCLS, from the coding sequence ATGCATCCTGTTAAAAAAATTGAAATTATTGCCAATTCATTTGAACTCGCTAAAATCCTAGATGCCTTGGATAAATCCGGGGTTCATGGCCATGCTGTCATTCGAAATGTAGCGGGCAAAGGCTTAAGGGGCACCACAGAAGACTTAGACCACACCATGCTGGACAATGTTTATATCATTGCCTTCTGTGCGCCTGACTTACTTCAGCAGGTCGTGGACAATATTCGCCCCTTACTCAATAAGTTTGGCGGAACTTGTTACGTCACGGATACCCAAGAGATTCGATCAGTCCGGTGCCTTAGCTAA
- a CDS encoding LL-diaminopimelate aminotransferase — MATINDNYLKLKAGYLFPEIGRRVSAFAEANPDAPIIKLGIGDVTEPLPEACRSAMVTAVEDLGNRDSFKGYGPEQGYGWLREKIAAHDFQSRGCDVDAGEIFVSDGSKCDCGNILDIFGDNNTIAVTDPVYPVYVDTNVMAGHTGPCNDQGEYEGLTYLPINAGNDFTAQIPSQKVDLIYLCFPNNPTGAVASKSHLQDWVNYAKSHGSIILFDAAYEAFITDPEIPHSIYEIDGARDCAIEFRSFSKNAGFTGTRCALTVVPKTLTAKAADGSDVELWKLWNRRQSTKFNGVSYIVQRGAEAVYSEAGQAQTKSLISFYLENAKIIREKLTAAGLQVFGGVNAPYVWVQTPNGISSWDFFDQLLNKTNVVGTPGSGFGAAGEGYFRISAFNSRANVEEAMKRITANL, encoded by the coding sequence ATGGCAACGATTAACGACAATTATTTAAAGCTCAAAGCAGGTTATTTATTTCCCGAGATTGGTCGAAGAGTCAGCGCATTTGCTGAGGCCAATCCCGACGCACCAATCATCAAGCTTGGTATTGGGGACGTGACAGAACCCTTACCCGAAGCCTGCCGTAGTGCCATGGTCACAGCCGTTGAAGATTTGGGGAATCGAGATTCCTTTAAAGGCTATGGTCCTGAGCAAGGCTATGGCTGGTTACGGGAGAAAATTGCCGCCCATGATTTTCAATCAAGAGGTTGTGACGTGGATGCCGGGGAAATTTTTGTTTCTGACGGTTCCAAATGTGACTGTGGCAATATCCTCGATATTTTTGGCGATAACAACACCATTGCCGTTACCGATCCGGTTTACCCCGTCTATGTCGATACCAATGTCATGGCTGGACATACGGGGCCTTGTAATGACCAGGGTGAATATGAGGGGCTGACGTACTTACCGATTAATGCGGGCAACGACTTCACAGCTCAAATTCCCAGCCAAAAAGTGGATTTGATCTATCTCTGTTTCCCCAATAACCCCACAGGAGCAGTGGCGAGCAAGAGCCATCTGCAAGATTGGGTGAACTATGCCAAATCCCATGGCTCCATCATTCTGTTTGATGCCGCCTATGAAGCCTTTATCACTGATCCTGAGATCCCCCATTCCATCTATGAAATAGATGGAGCCAGAGACTGTGCGATTGAATTTCGCTCTTTCTCAAAAAATGCGGGCTTTACCGGGACTCGCTGCGCCCTCACCGTCGTACCTAAAACCTTAACGGCCAAAGCGGCTGATGGCTCAGATGTCGAGCTTTGGAAGCTGTGGAACCGTCGCCAATCCACCAAGTTTAACGGTGTCTCTTATATCGTCCAGCGCGGTGCAGAAGCCGTCTATTCTGAAGCGGGTCAGGCTCAAACCAAAAGCTTAATTAGCTTCTACCTCGAAAATGCCAAAATTATTCGAGAGAAATTGACCGCTGCTGGGTTACAGGTATTTGGAGGCGTCAATGCCCCCTATGTCTGGGTGCAAACACCGAACGGCATCTCTAGCTGGGACTTCTTCGATCAGTTGTTGAACAAAACCAACGTGGTCGGTACCCCTGGGTCTGGATTTGGCGCAGCAGGTGAAGGCTACTTCCGCATTTCGGCCTTTAATAGTCGGGCCAATGTTGAAGAAGCCATGAAGCGCATTACAGCCAATCTCTAA
- a CDS encoding sulfurtransferase: protein MALDNVVSPEWLHEHLEDVQVVIVDCRFALSAPQQGQEQYQAGHIPGAYYLDLNEDLSSPVQTHGGRHPLPKISQLGAKLSQMGITPDTLVVAYDDSRQAFAARLWWLLRYLGHTSVAILDGGFAAYQAHYPVTTDMPAVRSGEFQGTAIPGQIVDIQAVKTYKDQPDVVVVDSRAYERYIGNHEPIDPVAGHIPGAVNYPWQAVTNEQGFLLTPSELQAHYADLNRADEVIVYCGSGVTACVNLLALEITGIKGGKLYAGSWSDWCSYTLDDNMEAQVQ, encoded by the coding sequence ATGGCTTTAGATAATGTGGTCTCACCGGAATGGCTGCATGAACATCTTGAAGATGTGCAGGTGGTGATTGTGGACTGTCGGTTTGCCCTCAGTGCACCTCAGCAGGGACAAGAGCAATACCAGGCAGGCCATATTCCGGGTGCCTATTATCTAGATTTGAATGAGGATTTGTCATCTCCTGTGCAAACTCATGGGGGACGGCATCCTTTACCTAAGATTTCTCAATTGGGAGCCAAGCTCTCTCAGATGGGCATTACACCAGACACCTTGGTTGTGGCCTATGACGATAGTCGGCAAGCCTTTGCTGCCAGGCTATGGTGGTTACTGCGCTATCTGGGTCATACCTCTGTTGCGATTCTGGATGGAGGATTTGCCGCTTATCAAGCCCACTATCCAGTCACAACCGATATGCCTGCAGTCCGTTCAGGTGAGTTTCAAGGGACTGCAATTCCTGGGCAAATTGTAGATATTCAGGCCGTCAAAACCTACAAAGATCAACCCGATGTGGTGGTAGTAGATTCTCGGGCTTACGAACGCTATATCGGCAATCACGAACCCATTGATCCAGTGGCCGGGCATATTCCAGGGGCAGTCAACTATCCGTGGCAAGCCGTAACGAATGAGCAAGGTTTCTTACTCACTCCTTCTGAATTACAAGCTCATTATGCAGATTTAAACCGTGCAGACGAAGTGATTGTCTATTGTGGGTCAGGTGTCACAGCTTGTGTAAACTTACTAGCTCTAGAAATAACAGGGATTAAAGGTGGCAAACTCTATGCCGGAAGTTGGAGTGATTGGTGCTCTTATACTCTGGACGACAATATGGAAGCTCAAGTCCAATAG
- a CDS encoding aspartate carbamoyltransferase catalytic subunit, with protein sequence MAEMTWNRHHVLSLADFSVDELNIVLQTANSFKDVLYRKTKKVPTLQARLVTNLFFEPSTRTRSSFELAAKRLSADVLNFSPGTSSLSKGETILDTAKTFLAMGADMMVVRHQDSGVPQMIAQAMDDLGENVGVLNAGDGFHEHPSQGLLDLFTLCTSIDPDQPATQLLTGKKIAIVGDILHSRVARSNLSSLVTCGAEVHLAGPPTLLPKAFADYGAQVHWSLDPALENADFVMTLRLQHERMSQHLIPSIREYHQRFGITRDRIQRCQPQVKVLHPGPVNRGVEISSDLMDDESLSLIPHQVTSGIAVRMALLYLISNHSH encoded by the coding sequence ATGGCTGAAATGACCTGGAATCGTCATCATGTTTTATCCCTGGCAGACTTTAGCGTCGATGAATTAAATATCGTCCTACAAACGGCCAACAGCTTCAAAGACGTACTGTATCGCAAGACTAAAAAAGTCCCAACCCTGCAAGCCAGGTTAGTCACTAATCTATTTTTTGAGCCATCGACCCGGACTCGCAGTAGTTTTGAGTTGGCAGCCAAACGGCTCTCTGCTGATGTCCTCAACTTTTCTCCTGGAACCTCCTCTCTCAGTAAAGGAGAAACCATTTTAGATACGGCCAAAACATTCCTGGCGATGGGCGCTGACATGATGGTAGTCCGTCATCAGGACTCGGGCGTGCCCCAAATGATTGCCCAAGCCATGGACGACTTAGGTGAGAATGTTGGGGTTTTGAATGCGGGGGATGGTTTCCATGAACATCCATCCCAGGGATTGCTAGATTTATTTACCCTCTGCACTAGCATCGACCCCGATCAGCCTGCCACTCAATTACTAACGGGGAAGAAAATCGCCATTGTCGGGGATATTTTGCATTCACGGGTGGCCCGGTCTAACCTATCGAGCTTGGTTACTTGTGGCGCTGAAGTCCATTTAGCGGGGCCACCGACTTTATTACCCAAGGCCTTTGCTGATTATGGGGCACAGGTGCATTGGTCTCTCGATCCTGCCTTAGAGAATGCTGATTTTGTGATGACCTTACGGCTGCAGCATGAACGGATGAGTCAACATTTGATTCCCAGTATTCGGGAGTATCATCAACGGTTTGGGATTACCCGCGATCGCATCCAACGATGCCAACCCCAAGTCAAAGTATTGCACCCCGGCCCGGTGAATCGAGGGGTCGAAATTAGCTCTGATCTGATGGATGATGAAAGCCTCAGCCTCATTCCCCATCAGGTTACCAGCGGTATTGCCGTGCGGATGGCCCTGCTTTATCTGATCAGCAACCACAGCCACTAA
- a CDS encoding energy-coupling factor ABC transporter ATP-binding protein, translating to MTSPAIQLQNLSFGWSKDQPVLKNCSLQVPKGQFWMLLGTNGSGKSTLLRLLVGLLKAQSGQIDVAQPVGFVFQNPDHQLVMPTVGADVAFGLVEENLPILEIHQRVNEALDAVNLIDLKRRPIYALSGGQKQRIAIAGAISRHCEVLLLDEPTALLDPESQGDLVAQVQRLVKKRGITALWVTHRLEELDYCDGAFLLEHGQVIDQGQPESMREKLIQRWQSASS from the coding sequence ATGACCTCCCCCGCCATCCAACTGCAAAATTTATCTTTTGGATGGTCGAAAGATCAGCCCGTCTTAAAAAACTGTTCACTGCAGGTGCCCAAAGGCCAGTTCTGGATGCTCCTGGGCACCAATGGCAGTGGCAAATCGACCTTGCTGCGTCTTCTGGTGGGGTTACTCAAAGCCCAATCTGGGCAAATCGACGTGGCCCAGCCCGTGGGATTTGTCTTTCAAAATCCAGACCATCAGTTGGTGATGCCCACTGTGGGGGCTGATGTAGCCTTTGGATTGGTGGAAGAAAACCTCCCTATTCTTGAAATTCACCAGCGAGTCAATGAAGCCCTAGATGCGGTCAACTTGATCGATCTCAAACGGCGGCCCATCTATGCCCTTAGCGGCGGGCAGAAACAACGGATTGCGATCGCAGGTGCAATATCCCGCCACTGCGAAGTCCTATTGTTGGATGAACCCACAGCCCTATTGGATCCTGAAAGCCAAGGAGATCTGGTCGCTCAGGTCCAGAGGCTAGTCAAAAAACGCGGTATTACAGCTCTTTGGGTCACCCACCGCTTAGAAGAACTTGACTATTGCGATGGCGCTTTTCTCTTGGAACATGGACAGGTCATTGACCAGGGCCAACCCGAATCCATGCGCGAGAAACTCATCCAACGATGGCAATCTGCTTCCAGTTAA